The following proteins are co-located in the Mariprofundus sp. NF genome:
- a CDS encoding outer-membrane lipoprotein carrier protein LolA, with amino-acid sequence MRPLITTVVSSLFALLLLASPLHAAKVEQVWKLDGHEKPSPDFFAESIQRLADLPGFQCHFDQLMVFSDGGGQNFSGEVALLKPKRFRWSYEKPYDQLYVGDGSVIWHYEPDLMQAERLSDLEQVDPAVMQLLDGRVSVKDVEVMSQEFDSELQIRRYQVRIRDSADVWLGFNKLGDLVAIERMDLLGNSNRMRLSECSYVAPSANLFSFTPPEGVDVLDLRSANRE; translated from the coding sequence ATGAGACCGTTGATCACTACTGTAGTGAGTTCCCTGTTTGCCCTGCTGTTGCTGGCCTCACCACTGCATGCCGCCAAGGTGGAGCAGGTCTGGAAACTTGATGGCCATGAGAAACCTTCGCCCGATTTTTTTGCCGAGAGTATCCAGCGGCTTGCCGATCTGCCGGGTTTTCAGTGCCACTTTGATCAGTTAATGGTGTTCAGTGATGGCGGCGGGCAGAACTTCTCCGGAGAGGTGGCGCTGCTTAAACCTAAACGTTTTCGCTGGTCGTATGAGAAACCCTATGATCAGCTCTATGTCGGTGACGGTTCGGTGATCTGGCACTATGAGCCTGATCTGATGCAGGCTGAACGCTTAAGTGATCTGGAGCAGGTTGATCCGGCTGTGATGCAGCTCTTGGATGGACGTGTTTCGGTGAAAGATGTAGAAGTGATGAGTCAGGAGTTCGATAGTGAACTGCAAATCAGACGCTATCAGGTACGCATTCGCGACTCCGCAGATGTATGGCTGGGCTTCAATAAATTGGGTGATCTGGTAGCTATTGAGCGCATGGATCTGCTGGGTAACAGCAACCGCATGCGACTCTCTGAGTGTTCGTACGTTGCACCTTCAGCAAATCTATTTAGTTTTACGCCGCCTGAAGGTGTGGATGTGCTTGATCTGCGCTCGGCAAACCGTGAATAA